From a region of the Pseudomonas fulva 12-X genome:
- the pcaF gene encoding 3-oxoadipyl-CoA thiolase, translated as MNRDVFICDALRTPIGRLNGALSAVRADDLAAIPLKALVERNPQVDWSAVDEVFMGCANQSGEDNRNVARMALLLAGLPETVPGVTLNRLCASGMEAVGAAFRAIASGEMELAIAAGVESMTRAPYVMGKADSAFGRCQKLEDTTLGWRFVNPAMKEQYGVDPMPVTGDNVAEDYGVSRADQDAFGLRSQERAAAAQEAGYYAEEIVPVVIKTKKGEIIVDTDEHPRADTTAEGLAKLKPVNGEGKTVTAGNASGLNDGASAMILASAEAVKQYGLKPRAKVLGMASGGVAPRIMGVGPVPAVRKLLTRLNLDIDAFDVIELNEAFAAQGLAVTRDLGLPDDSPKVNPNGGAIALGHPLGMSGNRLVLTAVHHLEKTGGKLGLATMCVGVGQGLALAIERVG; from the coding sequence ATGAACCGAGATGTATTTATCTGCGATGCGCTGCGCACGCCGATTGGCCGCTTGAATGGCGCGCTGTCCGCGGTACGTGCCGACGATCTGGCGGCGATTCCGCTCAAGGCGCTGGTCGAGCGTAATCCGCAGGTCGACTGGTCCGCGGTCGATGAAGTGTTCATGGGCTGCGCCAACCAGTCCGGCGAGGACAACCGCAACGTCGCCCGTATGGCCCTGCTGCTCGCCGGTCTGCCGGAAACGGTGCCAGGCGTGACCCTCAATCGCCTGTGCGCCTCGGGCATGGAAGCGGTCGGTGCTGCGTTCCGCGCCATCGCCTCGGGCGAGATGGAGCTGGCCATTGCTGCAGGCGTCGAGTCGATGACCCGCGCGCCTTACGTGATGGGCAAGGCCGACAGCGCCTTTGGCCGCTGCCAGAAGCTGGAAGACACCACCCTGGGTTGGCGCTTCGTCAACCCGGCGATGAAAGAGCAGTACGGCGTCGATCCGATGCCGGTCACCGGTGACAACGTCGCTGAGGACTACGGCGTCAGCCGCGCCGACCAGGACGCCTTTGGTCTGCGCAGCCAGGAGCGTGCAGCAGCGGCCCAGGAAGCGGGTTACTACGCCGAGGAGATCGTTCCGGTGGTGATCAAGACCAAGAAGGGCGAGATCATAGTCGATACCGACGAGCACCCGCGTGCCGACACCACCGCCGAAGGTCTGGCCAAGCTCAAGCCGGTCAATGGCGAAGGCAAGACCGTCACCGCCGGCAACGCCTCGGGCCTCAACGATGGCGCCTCGGCGATGATCCTCGCGTCTGCCGAAGCCGTTAAGCAGTACGGCCTCAAACCGCGCGCCAAGGTACTGGGCATGGCCAGCGGCGGCGTCGCGCCACGCATCATGGGCGTCGGCCCGGTGCCGGCGGTACGCAAGCTGCTGACGCGCCTGAATCTGGATATCGATGCCTTCGACGTTATCGAGCTGAACGAAGCCTTCGCGGCCCAAGGCCTGGCGGTCACCCGCGACCTCGGTCTGCCGGACGACAGTCCCAAGGTCAACCCGAATGGCGGCGCCATCGCCCTCGGCCACCCGCTGGGCATGAGCGGCAACCGCCTGGTGCTGACCGCGGTGCACCATCTGGAAAAGACCGGCGGCAAGCTCGGCCTGGCGACCATGTGCGTTGGCGTGGGGCAGGGGCTGGCATTGGCTATCGAGCGCGTAGGTTGA
- a CDS encoding AraC family transcriptional regulator: MGKSTGHSDWLLRSPDQGRVERIEAYFSGHGYDPHRHDSYAIGRTLSGVQSFRYRRAMRHSLPGGTLVLHPDELHDGMAGTEAGFHYRMLYIDPVLIQQVLGGQPLPFIQGGLSDDVRLRRATQRFLQAMDDPLESLDEDDAIYDLAHALQAVAGKPRGRRAFDYPATQRAREYIHSRNGASVTLDELERVSGRDRWSLSRDFRALFGTSPYRYVTMRRLARCRELALSGVGLADAALIAGFFDQSHMTRHFVASFGLSPARWLAMQKLQDRTR; the protein is encoded by the coding sequence ATGGGCAAATCGACAGGCCACAGCGACTGGTTGCTGCGCAGCCCTGATCAGGGGCGGGTGGAGCGCATCGAGGCGTATTTCAGCGGCCATGGCTACGACCCTCACCGCCATGACTCCTACGCCATCGGCCGCACCTTGTCCGGTGTGCAGAGCTTTCGTTATCGGCGCGCCATGCGCCACAGCCTGCCCGGCGGCACCCTGGTGCTGCACCCGGATGAGCTGCATGACGGCATGGCCGGTACCGAGGCCGGCTTTCATTACCGCATGCTGTACATCGACCCGGTGCTGATCCAGCAGGTACTGGGCGGGCAGCCGCTGCCGTTCATCCAGGGTGGTTTGAGCGATGACGTGCGCCTGCGCCGGGCGACGCAGCGCTTCTTGCAGGCGATGGACGACCCGCTGGAGTCGCTGGATGAAGACGATGCGATCTATGACCTGGCCCATGCCCTGCAGGCGGTTGCCGGCAAGCCCCGTGGCCGCCGCGCCTTCGATTACCCCGCCACGCAGCGGGCGCGCGAGTACATCCACAGCCGCAACGGCGCGAGCGTCACCCTGGACGAGCTGGAGCGCGTCAGCGGACGGGATCGCTGGAGCCTGTCGCGGGATTTTCGTGCCCTGTTCGGCACCAGCCCCTATCGCTATGTGACCATGCGCCGCCTGGCGCGCTGCCGTGAACTGGCCCTGTCGGGTGTCGGCCTGGCCGATGCGGCACTCATTGCCGGGTTCTTCGACCAGAGCCACATGACCCGGCATTTCGTGGCCAGTTTTGGTCTGTCCCCGGCCCGCTGGCTGGCCATGCAGAAGTTGCAGGATCGTACAAGATAG
- a CDS encoding cupin domain-containing protein: protein MNPPVSSAKQSINLIRKLDLIAEQWSPRVVAEMNDYQFKVVRLQGDFIWHAHAETDEAFLVLDGQLRLDFRDGSVTLGSGELYVVPRGVEHKPYAEDEVKLLLIEPRGVLNTGAEGGERTAINDLWI from the coding sequence ATGAACCCGCCAGTTTCGTCTGCCAAGCAATCCATCAACCTGATCCGCAAGCTTGACCTGATCGCCGAACAATGGTCTCCGCGGGTGGTCGCGGAAATGAACGACTACCAGTTCAAGGTGGTGCGCCTGCAGGGTGATTTCATCTGGCATGCCCATGCCGAAACCGATGAAGCCTTTCTGGTGCTCGACGGCCAGCTGCGTCTGGATTTTCGTGACGGTTCGGTAACCTTGGGCAGCGGCGAGCTGTACGTGGTGCCCAGGGGCGTGGAGCACAAACCCTATGCCGAGGATGAGGTGAAGTTGCTGCTGATCGAGCCGCGCGGCGTGCTGAACACCGGGGCGGAGGGCGGGGAGCGTACGGCGATCAACGATCTGTGGATCTGA
- a CDS encoding polyamine ABC transporter substrate-binding protein — protein MLKTLIPLMLVASVSQAAQDVRIYNWTDYIAPDTLKNFQQASGVTPHYDVYDSNETLDAKLMAGRSGYDVVFPSNHFMARQIQGGALKELDKSQLPNWKNLNPTLLKALEGNDPGNKHGFPYLWGSTGIGYNVEKVKAVLGDDVPLDSWDLIFKPELMAKLSKCGVAILDNGPEMLPIALHYLGLPHHSQKPEDYKKAEALLMEMRKNVAYFHSSKYVGELANGDVCMAVGFSGDIMQASARAKEAGNGVDIAYVIPKEGAPMWFDMVAMPKDAPNEKAAYAFMNYLLEPKVIAGISDYVHYANGNSQADALVDPALKADPTVYPPADVMEKLYALEAMPLNIDRIRTRIWTKVKSGT, from the coding sequence ATGCTGAAAACGCTTATCCCGCTGATGCTCGTCGCCTCGGTCAGCCAGGCGGCGCAGGACGTGCGCATCTACAACTGGACCGACTACATCGCCCCCGACACGCTGAAGAACTTTCAGCAGGCCAGCGGCGTGACGCCCCACTACGACGTCTACGACAGCAACGAAACCCTCGACGCCAAGCTGATGGCCGGGCGCTCTGGCTATGATGTGGTGTTTCCCTCCAACCACTTCATGGCACGGCAGATCCAGGGCGGCGCGCTCAAGGAGCTGGACAAGAGCCAGCTGCCCAATTGGAAGAACCTCAATCCGACGCTGCTCAAGGCCCTGGAAGGCAACGACCCAGGCAACAAGCATGGTTTCCCGTACCTGTGGGGGAGCACCGGCATCGGCTACAACGTCGAGAAGGTCAAGGCCGTGCTCGGCGACGACGTGCCGCTGGACTCCTGGGACCTGATCTTCAAGCCCGAGCTGATGGCCAAGCTGAGCAAATGCGGCGTGGCGATTCTCGACAACGGCCCGGAAATGCTGCCCATCGCCCTGCACTACCTGGGCCTGCCGCACCACAGTCAGAAGCCCGAGGATTACAAGAAGGCCGAAGCGCTGCTGATGGAGATGCGCAAGAACGTCGCCTACTTCCACTCCTCCAAGTACGTGGGTGAGCTGGCCAACGGCGACGTGTGCATGGCGGTGGGCTTCTCCGGCGACATCATGCAGGCCAGCGCTCGCGCCAAGGAGGCCGGCAATGGCGTCGACATCGCCTACGTGATCCCCAAGGAAGGCGCGCCGATGTGGTTCGACATGGTCGCCATGCCCAAGGACGCGCCCAATGAAAAGGCCGCCTACGCCTTCATGAACTACCTGCTCGAGCCAAAGGTGATCGCCGGCATCAGCGATTACGTGCACTACGCCAACGGCAACAGCCAGGCCGACGCGCTGGTCGACCCGGCGCTCAAGGCCGACCCCACCGTCTACCCGCCCGCTGACGTGATGGAAAAGCTCTACGCCCTGGAAGCCATGCCGCTGAACATCGACCGCATCCGCACAAGGATCTGGACCAAGGTGAAAAGCGGCACCTGA
- a CDS encoding cupin domain-containing protein produces MNITHFRDTASVTLDEHNPVAVPLSEPAAITSVTCVERDDGVETGIWECTPGRWRRQIVQQEFCHFIAGRCTFIPDVGEPIEIKAGDALMLPANTTGVWDIQETLRKTYVLIF; encoded by the coding sequence ATGAACATCACCCACTTCCGTGACACCGCCAGCGTCACCCTCGACGAACACAACCCGGTCGCCGTGCCGCTCAGCGAACCCGCCGCCATCACCTCGGTGACCTGCGTGGAGCGCGACGATGGTGTGGAAACCGGCATCTGGGAATGCACCCCCGGCCGCTGGCGCCGACAGATCGTGCAGCAGGAGTTCTGCCACTTCATCGCCGGGCGCTGCACCTTCATTCCCGACGTGGGCGAGCCCATCGAAATCAAAGCGGGCGACGCGCTGATGTTGCCGGCCAACACCACAGGCGTGTGGGACATACAAGAAACGCTGCGCAAGACCTATGTACTGATTTTCTGA
- a CDS encoding NAD(P)/FAD-dependent oxidoreductase, with protein sequence MNDWRNISLWMDQLDEPLTPRPSLSGDLQVDVAIIGAGYTGLWTAYYLKRQAPNLRIAILEAKIAGFGASGRNGGWLMGNLLGEDRLLASLSPQARRESYDLLHGIPDEVGQVVEREGIDCDYRKGGVLYCAARYPEQELRLREYLRGYRDEGLNEDDYRWLPAEELAQQLRIPGAYGAIHTPHCATIQPARLVRGLARCVEAMGVSIYEGTPALSWQAGSVRCEAGEVRADWVVPAVEGYSPKLPPLGRHQIPVQSLIVATEPLPASTWAEIGLERGQAFSEASRQVTYGQRSRDDRLIFGARGGYRFGSRLRSDFNLNDEERGLRRYLFSELFPQLRNVRITHAWGGNLGMARRFHPHMLCDRSAGIALSGGYGGEGVGASNLGGRTLADLILGHSTALTRQPWVRHDTRVQDLPRWEPEPCRWLGYNAIIRSFVREDRLLADPSSRPWQRYMAQRIASLMEGFMK encoded by the coding sequence ATGAACGACTGGCGCAACATCAGCCTGTGGATGGATCAACTCGATGAGCCGCTGACGCCGCGCCCGTCGCTGTCTGGCGATCTGCAGGTCGACGTGGCCATCATCGGCGCGGGTTACACCGGCCTGTGGACGGCCTATTACCTCAAGCGCCAGGCGCCCAATCTGCGCATCGCCATCCTCGAGGCGAAGATCGCCGGCTTCGGCGCTTCCGGTCGCAACGGCGGCTGGCTGATGGGCAACCTGCTTGGTGAGGATCGCCTGCTCGCCAGCCTCAGCCCGCAGGCACGACGGGAATCCTACGACCTGCTGCACGGCATTCCCGACGAGGTCGGCCAGGTGGTGGAGCGCGAAGGCATCGACTGCGACTACCGCAAGGGCGGCGTGCTGTACTGCGCGGCCCGCTACCCGGAGCAGGAGCTGCGCCTGCGCGAATACCTGCGCGGCTACCGCGATGAGGGGCTGAACGAGGACGATTACCGCTGGCTGCCCGCCGAGGAGCTGGCCCAGCAACTGCGCATTCCCGGTGCCTACGGGGCCATCCACACACCCCATTGCGCGACCATCCAGCCGGCCCGCCTGGTCCGTGGTCTGGCGCGTTGCGTCGAGGCCATGGGCGTGAGCATCTATGAAGGCACCCCAGCCCTGAGCTGGCAGGCCGGCAGCGTGCGCTGCGAGGCTGGTGAGGTGCGCGCCGACTGGGTGGTGCCGGCCGTCGAAGGCTACTCACCCAAGCTGCCGCCGCTGGGCCGCCACCAGATTCCGGTGCAGAGCCTGATCGTCGCCACCGAACCGCTCCCGGCCTCGACCTGGGCGGAAATCGGCCTGGAGCGCGGCCAGGCGTTCAGCGAAGCCAGCCGCCAGGTTACCTATGGCCAGCGCAGCCGCGACGACCGACTGATCTTCGGCGCCCGCGGTGGCTATCGCTTCGGCAGCCGCCTGCGCAGCGACTTCAACCTCAACGACGAGGAACGCGGCCTGCGCCGCTACCTGTTCAGCGAACTGTTCCCGCAGCTTCGCAACGTGCGCATCACCCACGCCTGGGGCGGCAACCTGGGCATGGCGCGGCGCTTCCACCCGCACATGCTCTGCGATCGCAGCGCCGGCATCGCCCTGTCCGGCGGTTATGGCGGCGAAGGCGTGGGCGCCAGCAACCTCGGCGGGCGCACCCTGGCCGACCTGATTCTCGGCCACAGCACCGCGCTCACCCGCCAGCCCTGGGTACGCCACGACACCCGTGTGCAGGACCTGCCGCGCTGGGAGCCGGAACCGTGCCGCTGGCTGGGTTACAACGCGATCATCCGCAGCTTCGTGCGCGAAGACCGGCTGCTGGCCGACCCGTCCAGCCGGCCCTGGCAGCGCTACATGGCGCAGCGCATCGCCAGCCTGATGGAAGGTTTCATGAAGTGA
- a CDS encoding helix-turn-helix transcriptional regulator, translating into MPELPDDPAQTERTRETVLRYHYSWKYRDLDAVMALYHPEVEYHDFFLNRAMGLAELRDYVLSTMPRHPDEALEHTDRIRIDGHTAFIQYRTTLHGGEGLVSFRTAEAITVRDGLIWRVNEYASLVHEGPDARAPIQSSAAISKLGLSTRQLGFMAQDLQDYFQQRQPFLDPALSLQQVASATGYSRNQISYLLNQVLGQSFYRYVNQARLQHLLERLQAGNDLRPMDELAFEAGFNSLTAFYSTFRRHTGMTPKAYLKDLYARARAQDNA; encoded by the coding sequence ATGCCTGAGCTTCCCGACGACCCCGCCCAGACCGAGCGCACCCGCGAAACCGTGCTGCGCTATCACTACAGCTGGAAATACCGCGACCTCGACGCGGTGATGGCGCTCTATCACCCCGAAGTCGAGTACCACGACTTCTTCCTCAACCGGGCCATGGGCCTGGCCGAGCTGCGCGACTACGTACTCAGCACCATGCCGCGCCACCCGGACGAAGCGCTGGAACACACCGACCGCATCCGCATCGACGGCCATACCGCGTTCATCCAGTACCGCACCACGCTGCATGGCGGCGAGGGGCTGGTGTCGTTTCGTACCGCCGAGGCCATCACCGTGCGCGATGGGCTGATCTGGCGGGTCAACGAATACGCTTCGCTGGTACACGAAGGCCCCGATGCGCGGGCGCCGATCCAGAGCAGCGCAGCGATCAGCAAGCTGGGCCTGTCGACCCGCCAGCTGGGCTTCATGGCTCAGGACCTGCAGGATTACTTCCAGCAGCGCCAGCCCTTTCTCGACCCGGCCCTGAGCCTGCAGCAGGTGGCCAGCGCCACCGGCTACAGCCGCAACCAGATTTCCTACCTGCTCAACCAGGTGCTCGGCCAGAGCTTCTACCGCTACGTCAACCAGGCGCGCCTGCAGCACCTGCTCGAACGCCTGCAGGCCGGCAACGACCTGCGGCCCATGGACGAACTGGCCTTCGAGGCCGGCTTCAACTCCCTGACCGCCTTCTACAGCACCTTCCGCCGGCATACCGGAATGACGCCCAAGGCCTACCTGAAAGACCTTTACGCGCGGGCACGCGCGCAAGACAACGCCTGA
- the metE gene encoding 5-methyltetrahydropteroyltriglutamate--homocysteine S-methyltransferase, giving the protein MALAHSLGFPRIGRDRELKKAQEAFWKGELDEAGLRAVGRELRARHWQVQKDAGIELLPVGDFAWYDGVLAHSLTFGVIPERFRPAGGKPTLQTLFAMARGVSSDACCGGAHAQEMTKWFDTNYHYLVPEFTADQQFALSWEQLFEEVAEAHALGHNVKPVVIGPLTYLWLGKLKGDAQGFDKLELLERLLPLYGQIFQRLAEQGVEWVQIDEPILVLDLPQDWKNAFERAYNLLQREPLKKLIATYFGGLEDNLGLAANLPVDGLHIDLVRAPEQYPTILDRLPAYKVLSLGVVNGRNVWRCDLEKALAVIGHAHSRLGERLWIAPSCSLLHSPVDLALEEGLDAELKSWLAFATQKCAEVAVLARAVNQPDAPEVHKALAESRAVQASRAASPRIHKPQVQARLAAVKAGDSQRRSPFAQRIAKQRIGLALPPFPTTTIGSFPQTSAIRLARQAFKQGKLSLGDYTDAMHSEIRHAVEIQERLGLDVLVHGEAERNDMVEYFAEQLDGYLFTRFGWVQSYGSRCVKPAIIYGDLSRPKAMTVEWIRYAQSLTGKVMKGMLTGPVTMLMWSFPREDVSRQVQARQLALALRDEVVDLEAAGIKVIQIDEAAFREGLPLRQAGWQAYLDWATEAFRLCASGVRDETQIHTHMCYSEFNDVIESIAAMDADVITIETSRSDMELLDAFEAFEYPNEIGPGVYDIHSPRVPDTAEMVKLMRKAVRRIPAERLWVNPDCGLKTRGWAETEAALINMVAAARQLRRELA; this is encoded by the coding sequence ATGGCCCTGGCCCACAGCCTCGGATTCCCCCGAATCGGACGTGACCGTGAACTGAAGAAAGCCCAGGAGGCGTTCTGGAAAGGTGAACTGGACGAAGCCGGCCTTCGCGCCGTGGGCCGCGAGCTGCGTGCTCGCCACTGGCAGGTGCAGAAGGATGCCGGCATCGAGCTGCTGCCGGTCGGCGATTTTGCCTGGTATGACGGGGTGCTGGCGCACTCGCTGACCTTCGGCGTGATTCCCGAGCGCTTCCGGCCGGCGGGCGGCAAACCGACCCTGCAGACGCTGTTCGCCATGGCCCGTGGTGTGAGCAGCGATGCCTGCTGCGGCGGCGCCCATGCGCAGGAGATGACCAAGTGGTTCGATACCAACTACCACTACCTGGTGCCCGAATTCACCGCCGACCAGCAGTTCGCTCTCAGCTGGGAGCAGTTGTTCGAGGAAGTGGCCGAAGCCCATGCCCTGGGCCACAACGTCAAACCGGTGGTGATCGGCCCACTGACCTACCTGTGGCTGGGCAAGCTCAAGGGCGATGCCCAGGGCTTCGACAAACTGGAGCTGCTCGAACGCCTGCTGCCACTTTACGGGCAGATCTTCCAGCGCCTGGCCGAGCAGGGCGTGGAGTGGGTGCAGATCGACGAGCCGATTTTGGTGCTCGATTTGCCCCAGGACTGGAAGAACGCTTTCGAGCGCGCTTACAACCTCCTGCAGCGCGAACCGCTGAAAAAGCTGATCGCCACCTACTTCGGTGGCCTGGAGGACAACCTCGGCCTGGCCGCCAACCTGCCGGTGGACGGCCTGCACATCGACCTGGTGCGCGCGCCGGAGCAGTACCCGACCATTCTCGACCGCCTGCCGGCCTACAAGGTGCTGTCCCTTGGCGTGGTCAATGGCCGCAACGTATGGCGCTGCGATCTGGAGAAGGCCCTGGCGGTGATCGGCCATGCCCACAGCCGGCTCGGTGAACGCCTGTGGATTGCGCCGTCCTGCTCGCTGCTGCACAGCCCGGTTGACCTGGCCCTTGAAGAAGGGCTGGATGCCGAGCTGAAAAGTTGGCTGGCCTTCGCCACCCAGAAGTGCGCCGAAGTGGCGGTGCTGGCGCGGGCCGTCAATCAGCCCGATGCTCCCGAGGTACACAAGGCGCTGGCCGAAAGCCGCGCCGTGCAGGCCAGCCGGGCGGCGTCGCCACGCATTCACAAACCCCAGGTGCAGGCGCGTCTCGCCGCGGTGAAAGCGGGCGACAGCCAGCGCCGTTCGCCTTTCGCCCAGCGTATCGCCAAGCAGCGCATTGGCCTGGCCCTGCCGCCATTCCCCACCACCACCATCGGCTCCTTTCCGCAGACCTCGGCGATCCGCCTGGCCCGCCAGGCCTTCAAGCAGGGCAAGCTGTCGCTGGGCGATTACACCGATGCGATGCACAGCGAGATTCGCCACGCGGTGGAGATTCAGGAACGCCTGGGCCTGGACGTACTGGTGCACGGCGAGGCCGAGCGCAACGACATGGTCGAGTACTTCGCCGAGCAGCTCGACGGCTACCTGTTCACCCGCTTCGGCTGGGTGCAGAGCTACGGTTCGCGCTGCGTCAAACCGGCGATCATCTACGGCGACCTGAGCCGCCCGAAAGCCATGACCGTGGAGTGGATCCGCTACGCCCAGAGCCTCACCGGCAAGGTGATGAAGGGCATGCTGACCGGCCCGGTGACCATGCTGATGTGGTCGTTCCCCCGCGAGGACGTCAGCCGCCAAGTGCAGGCTCGCCAACTGGCCCTGGCATTGCGCGACGAGGTGGTGGACCTGGAAGCGGCCGGTATCAAGGTCATCCAGATCGACGAGGCGGCGTTCCGCGAAGGCCTGCCGCTGCGCCAGGCGGGCTGGCAGGCGTATCTGGACTGGGCCACCGAGGCGTTTCGCCTGTGCGCCAGCGGTGTGCGCGACGAAACCCAGATCCACACCCACATGTGCTACAGCGAGTTCAATGACGTGATCGAGTCCATCGCCGCCATGGATGCCGACGTGATCACCATCGAGACTTCGCGCTCGGACATGGAGCTGCTGGACGCCTTCGAGGCCTTCGAATACCCCAACGAAATCGGCCCGGGCGTCTACGACATCCACTCGCCGCGGGTGCCGGACACCGCCGAGATGGTCAAGCTGATGCGCAAGGCGGTGCGGCGCATCCCCGCCGAACGCCTGTGGGTCAACCCGGATTGCGGCCTGAAAACCCGCGGTTGGGCGGAGACCGAGGCGGCGTTGATCAACATGGTCGCGGCGGCGCGGCAGTTACGCAGAGAGCTGGCTTGA
- a CDS encoding cysteine hydrolase family protein, with protein MSKRALILIDIQNDYFAGGKWSLHGMDAATANAARVLAAARATGDTVVHVRHEFESMDAPFFAPGSSGAQIHSEVQPLAGEAVVLKHKVNAFLGTDLKALLDKAGVEQITLVGAMSHMCIDAAARASADFGYATTVIHDACATRDQEFEGKQVPAAQVQAAYMAALAFAYATVVSTEQYLAG; from the coding sequence ATGAGCAAGCGCGCCCTGATCCTCATCGACATCCAGAACGACTACTTCGCCGGCGGCAAGTGGTCCCTGCACGGCATGGACGCCGCCACCGCCAACGCCGCCCGCGTACTGGCCGCTGCCCGCGCCACCGGCGACACGGTGGTGCATGTGCGCCACGAATTCGAGAGCATGGACGCGCCCTTCTTCGCCCCCGGCTCCAGCGGCGCGCAGATTCACAGCGAAGTGCAGCCGCTGGCCGGCGAAGCGGTGGTGCTCAAGCACAAGGTCAATGCCTTTCTCGGCACCGACCTCAAGGCGCTGCTCGACAAGGCCGGCGTGGAGCAAATCACCCTAGTCGGCGCCATGAGCCATATGTGCATCGACGCCGCAGCCCGCGCCAGCGCCGATTTCGGTTACGCCACCACGGTGATTCACGATGCCTGCGCAACCCGTGATCAGGAGTTCGAGGGCAAGCAGGTGCCGGCCGCCCAGGTGCAGGCCGCTTATATGGCTGCCCTGGCATTCGCCTATGCGACGGTGGTGTCGACCGAGCAGTATCTGGCGGGCTGA
- a CDS encoding GlxA family transcriptional regulator, which yields MTRDLEIGLLLYPGVQLAAVHGLGDLFAVANRMAGSQGREGLATLRISHWQVAEQGTLHRVYDSMPGEQSSLRVIIVPPCLQPAPGRLLGEPYLSWLREQHGAGVTLTSVCAGAFALAEAGLLDGRSVTTHWALGSELAQQYPQVRVLPERMLVEDGDLITAGGLMAWTDLGLALVNRLLGATIAAETARFLVVDLNRTSQLHFSHFVPVFDHGDAPILAVQHWLQAQATVEASLGEMAERACLGERTFLRRFRAATGLNPTQYCQQLRVARARDLLEFTRQSIDQVAWQVGYRDSGAFRGVFTRLVGLSPGDYRKRFAASAH from the coding sequence ATGACGCGCGACCTGGAGATCGGCCTGCTGCTGTACCCCGGTGTTCAACTGGCGGCGGTGCATGGCCTGGGCGACCTGTTCGCGGTGGCCAACCGCATGGCCGGCAGCCAGGGGCGCGAAGGCCTGGCCACGCTGCGCATCAGCCATTGGCAAGTCGCTGAGCAAGGTACGCTGCATCGCGTGTACGACAGCATGCCCGGTGAGCAGAGCAGCCTGCGGGTGATCATCGTGCCGCCTTGTCTGCAGCCGGCGCCGGGGCGCTTGCTGGGCGAGCCCTATCTGAGCTGGTTGCGTGAGCAGCATGGGGCCGGCGTGACCCTGACCTCGGTATGTGCCGGCGCCTTTGCGCTGGCCGAGGCCGGGCTGCTCGACGGCCGATCGGTGACCACTCACTGGGCGCTGGGCAGCGAGCTGGCCCAGCAGTATCCGCAGGTTCGCGTGCTGCCCGAGCGCATGCTGGTGGAGGACGGTGACCTGATCACCGCCGGCGGCCTGATGGCCTGGACGGACCTCGGCCTGGCGCTGGTCAACCGGCTGCTCGGCGCCACCATCGCGGCGGAAACCGCGCGCTTTCTGGTGGTCGACCTGAACCGCACCTCGCAGCTGCACTTCAGTCACTTCGTGCCGGTTTTCGACCATGGCGATGCGCCGATCCTGGCTGTGCAGCACTGGTTGCAGGCGCAGGCCACGGTGGAGGCGAGCCTGGGCGAGATGGCCGAGCGGGCGTGTCTGGGCGAGCGCACCTTTCTGCGTCGCTTCCGGGCGGCCACGGGCCTTAACCCGACCCAGTACTGTCAGCAATTGCGGGTGGCCAGGGCGCGGGATCTGCTGGAATTCACCCGGCAGAGTATCGATCAGGTGGCGTGGCAGGTGGGCTATCGTGACAGCGGCGCCTTCCGCGGTGTGTTCACTCGCCTGGTCGGCCTGTCGCCGGGTGACTATCGCAAGCGCTTTGCGGCCTCGGCTCACTAG
- a CDS encoding DUF1028 domain-containing protein → MTFSIVARCPRTGQFGVAAATAMPAVGKLLSHAAAGAGAVATQAQVNPYLGLDGLALLRDGHSAPAALKKLMDTDPCMQLRQLALIDSNGDSVCWTGSECIPWAGSLSGEQFSVQGNRLAGPQVLDAVADAFRRGEKRPLVERLIDALEAGDDRGGDREGESSAVIYIVDREEYPLWDIRVDHHRDPVAELWRLHAVFAREVLPEILDMPTRDNPAGKAAEDSV, encoded by the coding sequence ATGACCTTTTCCATCGTCGCCCGCTGCCCACGCACCGGCCAGTTCGGGGTTGCCGCCGCCACTGCCATGCCCGCCGTGGGCAAACTGCTCAGCCATGCTGCTGCCGGCGCAGGTGCGGTGGCGACCCAGGCTCAGGTCAATCCCTATCTGGGCCTTGATGGCCTGGCGCTGCTACGTGATGGCCATTCGGCGCCAGCGGCCCTGAAGAAGCTGATGGACACCGACCCCTGCATGCAGCTGCGCCAGTTGGCGCTGATCGACAGCAACGGCGACAGCGTGTGCTGGACCGGCAGCGAGTGCATCCCCTGGGCCGGCTCGCTGTCCGGCGAGCAATTTTCGGTACAGGGCAACCGCCTGGCCGGGCCGCAAGTGCTCGACGCAGTCGCCGATGCCTTTCGCCGCGGCGAGAAACGCCCGCTGGTCGAGCGCCTGATCGATGCCCTGGAAGCCGGTGATGATCGCGGTGGTGACCGCGAAGGCGAGTCCTCGGCGGTCATCTATATCGTCGACCGCGAGGAGTATCCGCTATGGGATATCCGCGTCGATCATCACCGTGATCCGGTCGCCGAGCTGTGGCGCCTGCACGCGGTGTTCGCCCGTGAGGTGCTGCCGGAAATTCTCGATATGCCCACCCGCGACAACCCGGCGGGCAAGGCCGCCGAAGATTCGGTGTGA